The following are encoded together in the Culex pipiens pallens isolate TS chromosome 1, TS_CPP_V2, whole genome shotgun sequence genome:
- the LOC120422556 gene encoding high-affinity choline transporter 1 gives MINIAGVISIVLFYVLILAVGIWAGRKKEAGNDSEEEVMLAGRSIGLFVGIFTMTATWVGGGYINGTAEAIYTSGLVWCQAPFGYALSLVFGGIFFANPMRKQGYITMLDPLQDSFGERMGGLLFLPALCGEVFWAAGILAALGATLSVIIDMEQETSVILSACIAVFYTLFGGLYSVAYTDVIQLFCIFIGLWMCIPFAWTNDHVKSLSSMDVDWIGEIGEGYHWYYLDYGLLLIFGGIPWQVYFQRVLSSKTAGRAQVLSYVAAFGCILMAIPPVMIGAIAKATAWNETDYKGPWPLTTQETSMILPMVLQYLTPDFVSFFGLGAVSAAVMSSADSSVLSASSMFARNVYRLIFRQRASEMEIIWVMRVSILVVGILSTIMALTIPSIYGLWSMCSDLVYCILFPQLLMVVHFKKHCNTYGSLSAYIIAFMVRLSGGEAMLGLPALIHYPGYVEETATQMFPFRTMAMIMSLVTLVGVSWWTKWVFETGRLAPNYDYFRCVVNIPEELHRVGEPSDSGEQLSVMAGGGMTRMYGAAASSTMVGKDERNGRINPALEPDDDLPVVEAKRQMQQHHQRLQDEAFGALSPVVGGTGGGGASSGVLPGGGSQGHTAF, from the exons ATGATCAACATCGCCGGTGTCATCAGCATCGTGCTGTTCTACGTGCTGATTTTGGCCGTCGGCATCTGGGCGGGCCGGAAGAAGGAGGCCGGAAATGACTCCGAGGAGGAGGTCATGCTGGCGGGCCGATCGATCGGGCTGTTTGTCGGCATCTTCACGATGACAG CTACGTGGGTTGGCGGTGGCTACATCAACGGAACGGCGGAAGCAATCTACACATCCGGGCTGGTCTGGTGTCAGGCACCGTTCGGATATGCGCTCAGCTTGGTGTTTG GCGGAATCTTCTTCGCGAATCCGATGCGCAAACAGGGTTACATCACCATGCTGGACCCGCTGCAGGACAGCTTTGGGGAGCGCATGGGTGGACTGCTGTTCCTGCCGGCCCTGTGCGGGGAGGTGTTCTGGGCCGCCGGTATCCTGGCCGCGCTCGGCGCCACCCTGTCCGTCATCATCGACATGGAGCAGGAAACGTCGGTGATCCTGTCGGCGTGCATCGCCGTGTTTTACACCCTCTTCGGAGGGTTGTACTCGGTGGCGTACACCGACGTCATCCAGCTGTTCTGCATCTTTATCGGGCTGTGGATGTGCATCCCGTTCGCGTGGACCAACGACCACGTGAAAAGTCTGTCGTCGATGGACGTCGACTGGATCGGCGAAATTGGCGAGGGCTACCACTGGTATTACCTCGACTACGGTCTGCTGCTGATTTTCGGTGGAATTCCGTGGCAG GTGTACTTCCAACGAGTACTGTCCAGCAAGACCGCTGGCCGGGCCCAGGTCCTGTCGTACGTGGCCGCATTCGGCTGCATCCTGATGGCAATCCCTCCGGTTATGATCGGAGCAATCGCGAAGGCAACTG CCTGGAACGAAACCGACTATAAAGGTCCGTGGCCACTGACCACGCAGGAAACCAGCATGATTCTGCCGATGGTGCTGCAGTATCTGACGCCGGACTTTGTGTCGTTCTTTGGGCTGGGTGCGGTTTCAGCCGCAGTCATGAGCTCGGCCGATTCGTCCGTGCTGTCGGCATCGTCCATGTTTGCCCGGAACGTGTACCGGTTGATCTTCCGGCAGCGCGCCTCCGAGATGGAGATCATCTGGGTGATGCGGGTGTCGATTCTGGTGGTGGGAATCCTGTCGACGATTATGGCCCTCACAATACCATCGATCTACGGGCTGTG GTCCATGTGTTCCGATTTGGTGTACTGCATTTTATTCCCACAG CTCCTGATGGTGGTCCACTTCAAGAAGCACTGCAACACCTACGGCAGCCTGTCGGCGTACATAATCGCCTTCATGGTGCGGCTGTCCGGCGGGGAGGCCATGCTCGGGCTGCCGGCCCTCATCCACTATCCGGGCTACGTCGAGGAAACCGCAACGCAGATGTTCCCGTTCCGGACGATGGCCATGATCATGAGTTTGGTCACGCTGGTCGGGGTGTCCTGGTGGACCAA atgggTCTTTGAAACGGGACGGTTGGCGCCTAATTACGACTACTTCCGCTGCGTTGTCAACATTCCGGAGGAGCTGCACCGCGTTGGAGAACCGTCGGACTCGGGTGAACAG CTCTCGGTGATGGCCGGTGGCGGCATGACGCGGATGTACGGCGCGGCCGCCTCCTCGACGATGGTCGGCAAGGACGAGCGCAACGGGCGCATCAATCCGGCCCTGGAACCGGACGACGATCTGCCGGTGGTGGAGGCGAAGCGCCAGATGCAGCAGCACCACCAGCGGCTCCAGGACGAAGCCTTTGGGGCACTTTCGCCGGTCGTGGGCGGAACGGGCGGTGGTGGCGCGTCCAGCGGGGTTCTTCCCGGGGGCGGATCGCAGGGCCACACGGCGTTCTGA
- the LOC120422587 gene encoding pro-resilin isoform X1 encodes MRMHHKLTALAVLCCALGPAFAASVTKREAPLPGGSYLPPSNGGGAGGYPAAGPPSGSYGPPSNGNGNGNGAGGYPSAPSQQYGAPAGGAPSQQYGAPSNGNGGAGGYPSAPSQQYGAPNGNGNGGFGGRPQAPSQQYGAPSNGNGGARPSQQYGAPNGGNGNGRPQTPSSQYGAPSGGAPSSQYGAPSGGAPSQQYGAPNGGNGNGRPQTPSSQYGAPSGGAPSQQYGAPNGGNGNGRPQTPSSQYGAPSGGAPSSQYGAPSGGAPSSQYGAPAGGAPSSQYGAPAGGAPSSQYGAPAGGAPSSQYGAPAGGAPSSQYGAPAGGAPSSQYGAPSYGAPSGGAPSSQYGAPAGGAPSSQYGAPSGGAPSSQYGAPSGGAPSSQYGAPSGGAPSSQYGAPSGGAPSSQYGAPSGGAPSSQYGAPSGGAPSQQYGAPQNGQSRQGPPATSYGVPAGPSNGNGFGGRPSSQYGAPAPGGNGNGGRPSSQYGAPAQGGNGNGGYSNGNGGRPSSQYGAPAPGGNGNGGRPSSQYGAPAPGGNGNGGRPSSQYGAPAPGGNGNGRPSQSYGAPGAGAPSSQYGAPSAPSSQYGAPAPGGNGNGGRPSSQYGAPAPGGNGNGRPSQSYGAPGAGAPSSQYGAPSAPSSQYGAPAPGGNGNGGRPSSQYGAPAPGGNGNGRPSQSYGAPGAGSPSSQYGAPSAPSSQYGAPSAPSSQYGAPSNGNGHSSGSSGNGYSQSSFSASSFSSNGGSSSSAGYSSGRPNGGSSVPATIPQSYTQSGGYNY; translated from the exons ATGAGAATGCACCACAAGCTCACAGCACTGGCCGTGCTGTGCTGCGCCCTAGGCCCAGCATTCGCCGCTTCCGTGACGAAACGAGAGGCGCCTCTTCCTGGTGGCAGCTATCTGCCACCGTCGAACGGAGGAGGAGCCGGAGGTTACCCAGCAGCTGGTCCGCCGAGCGGAAGCTACGGCCCACCAAGCAATGGTAACGGAAACGGAAACGGAGCTGGCGGATACCCATCGGCCCCATCGCAGCAGTACGGAGCCCCAGCCGGAGGTGCACCGTCTCAGCAGTACGGAGCTCCGAGCAATGGCAACGGCGGTGCTGGCGGATACCCGTCGGCTCCTTCGCAGCAGTACGGAGCGCCCAACGGAAATGGAAACGGAGGCTTCGGAGGACGCCCTCAGGCTCCTTCCCAGCAGTACGGAGCCCCAAGCAACGGTAACGGTGGTGCCCG CCCATCTCAGCAGTATGGTGCCCCGAACGGTGGTAACGGTAACGGACGTCCCCAGACTCCCTCATCGCAGTATGGCGCTCCTTCCGGCGGTGCTCCTTCCTCTCAGTACGGTGCTCCTTCGGGTGGTGCCCCATCTCAGCAATACGGTGCCCCGAACGGTGGTAACGGAAATGGACGTCCCCAGACTCCCTCATCGCAGTATGGCGCTCCTTCCGGCGGTGCCCCATCTCAACAATACGGTGCCCCGAACGGTGGAAACGGTAACGGTCGTCCCCAGACTCCCTCATCGCAGTATGGTGCTCCTTCCGGCGGTGCTCCTTCTTCCCAGTATGGTGCTCCTTCGGGTGGTGCTCCTTCTTCCCAGTATGGTGCCCCAGCTGGTGGTGCTCCTTCTTCTCAGTATGGTGCTCCAGCTGGTGGAGCTCCTTCGTCCCAGTATGGTGCTCCAGCTGGTGGTGCTCCTTCCTCTCAATATGGTGCTCCAGCTGGTGGTGCTCCGTCTTCTCAGTATGGTGCTCCAGCTGGTGGTGCTCCTTCGTCCCAGTATGGTGCTCCTTCGTATGGTGCTCCTTCAGGTGGTGCTCCTTCTTCCCAGTATGGCGCTCCAGCTGGTGGTGCCCCGTCTTCTCAATATGGCGCTCCTTCCGGTGGTGCTCCTTCCTCTCAGTATGGTGCTCCTTCCGGTGGTGCTCCTTCCTCTCAGTATGGCGCTCCATCTGGTGGTGCTCCTTCCTCTCAGTATGGTGCTCCATCCGGTGGTGCTCCTTCCTCTCAGTATGGTGCTCCTTCCGGTGGTGCTCCTTCCTCTCAGTATGGCGCTCCATCCGGTGGTGCCCCATCTCAGCAATACGGTGCCCCGCAAAACGGACAGTCGCGTCAAGGACCACCAGCCACTAGCTACGGAGTCCCAGCTGGACCATCTAACGGAAACGGATTTGGAGGACGCCCATCGAGCCAGTATGGTGCCCCAGCCCCAGGAGGAAACGGAAACGGAGGTCGCCCATCGAGCCAGTACGGTGCCCCAGCCCAGGGAGGAAACGGAAACGGTGGATACAGCAACGGTAATGGTGGACGCCCTTCAAGCCAGTATGGTGCCCCAGCTCCAGGAGGTAACGGAAACGGTGGACGCCCATCAAGCCAGTATGGTGCCCCAGCTCCAGGTGGAAACGGAAACGGTGGACGCCCATCAAGCCAGTATGGTGCCCCAGCTCCAGGTGGAAACGGAAACGGACGCCCAAGCCAGTCGTACGGAGCCCCAGGTGCAGGTGCTCCTTCTTCCCAGTATGGTGCTCCTTCCGCTCCTTCCTCTCAGTATGGTGCCCCAGCCCCAGGTGGTAACGGAAACGGTGGACGCCCATCAAGCCAATACGGTGCCCCAGCTCCAGGTGGAAACGGAAACGGACGCCCAAGCCAGTCGTACGGAGCCCCAGGTGCCGGTGCTCCTTCTTCCCAATACGGCGCTCCTTCCGCTCCTTCGTCTCAGTATGGTGCCCCAGCGCCAGGTGGTAACGGAAATGGTGGACGCCCATCAAGCCAATACGGTGCCCCAGCTCCAGGTGGAAACGGAAACGGACGTCCAAGCCAGTCGTACGGAGCCCCAGGTGCAGGATCTCCTTCTTCCCAATATGGCGCTCCTTCTGCTCCCTCGTCTCAGTACGGTGCTCCATCGGCTCCGTCGTCGCAATATGGCGCCCCGAGCAACGGTAACGGCCACAGCAGCGGCTCCTCCGGAAACGGCTACTCGCAGAGCTCGTTCTCCGCCAGCAGCTTCTCGTCCAACGGtggaagcagcagcagcgccggaTACAGCTCGGGCCGACCCAACGGTGGATCATCCGTCCCGGCCACCATCCCTCAGTCATACACTCAAAGCGGAGGCTACAACTACTAA
- the LOC120422587 gene encoding pro-resilin isoform X2, producing MRMHHKLTALAVLCCALGPAFAASVTKREAPLPGGSYLPPSNGGGAGGYPAAGPPSGSYGPPSNGNGNGNGAGGYPSAPSQQYGAPAGGAPSQQYGAPSNGNGGAGGYPSAPSQQYGAPNGNGNGGFGGRPQAPSQQYGAPSNGNGGARPSQQYGAPNGGNGNGRPQTPSSQYGAPSGGAPSSQYGAPSGGAPSQQYGAPNGGNGNGRPQTPSSQYGAPSGGAPSQQYGAPNGGNGNGRPQTPSSQYGAPSGGAPSSQYGAPSGGAPSSQYGAPAGGAPSSQYGAPAGGAPSSQYGAPAGGAPSSQYGAPAGGAPSSQYGAPAGGAPSSQYGAPSYGAPSGGAPSSQYGAPAGGAPSSQYGAPSGGAPSSQYGAPSGGAPSSQYGAPSGGAPSSQYGAPSGGAPSSQYGAPSGGAPSSQYGAPSGGAPSQQYGAPQNGQSRQGPPATSYGVPAGPSNGNGFGGRPSSQYGAPAPGGNGNGGRPSSQYGAPAQGGNGNGGYSNGNGGRPSSQYGAPAPGGNGNGGRPSSQYGAPAPGGNGNGRPSQSYGAPGAGAPSSQYGAPSAPSSQYGAPAPGGNGNGGRPSSQYGAPAPGGNGNGRPSQSYGAPGAGAPSSQYGAPSAPSSQYGAPAPGGNGNGGRPSSQYGAPAPGGNGNGRPSQSYGAPGAGSPSSQYGAPSAPSSQYGAPSAPSSQYGAPSNGNGHSSGSSGNGYSQSSFSASSFSSNGGSSSSAGYSSGRPNGGSSVPATIPQSYTQSGGYNY from the exons ATGAGAATGCACCACAAGCTCACAGCACTGGCCGTGCTGTGCTGCGCCCTAGGCCCAGCATTCGCCGCTTCCGTGACGAAACGAGAGGCGCCTCTTCCTGGTGGCAGCTATCTGCCACCGTCGAACGGAGGAGGAGCCGGAGGTTACCCAGCAGCTGGTCCGCCGAGCGGAAGCTACGGCCCACCAAGCAATGGTAACGGAAACGGAAACGGAGCTGGCGGATACCCATCGGCCCCATCGCAGCAGTACGGAGCCCCAGCCGGAGGTGCACCGTCTCAGCAGTACGGAGCTCCGAGCAATGGCAACGGCGGTGCTGGCGGATACCCGTCGGCTCCTTCGCAGCAGTACGGAGCGCCCAACGGAAATGGAAACGGAGGCTTCGGAGGACGCCCTCAGGCTCCTTCCCAGCAGTACGGAGCCCCAAGCAACGGTAACGGTGGTGCCCG CCCATCTCAGCAGTATGGTGCCCCGAACGGTGGTAACGGTAACGGACGTCCCCAGACTCCCTCATCGCAGTATGGCGCTCCTTCCGGCGGTGCTCCTTCCTCTCAGTACGGTGCTCCTTCGGGTGGTGCCCCATCTCAGCAATACGGTGCCCCGAACGGTGGTAACGGAAATGGACGTCCCCAGACTCCCTCATCGCAGTATGGCGCTCCTTCCGGCGGTGCCCCATCTCAACAATACGGTGCCCCGAACGGTGGAAACGGTAACGGTCGTCCCCAGACTCCCTCATCGCAGTATGGTGCTCCTTCCGGCGGTGCTCCTTCTTCCCAGTATGGTGCTCCTTCGGGTGGTGCTCCTTCTTCCCAGTATGGTGCCCCAGCTGGTGGTGCTCCTTCTTCTCAGTATGGTGCTCCAGCTGGTGGAGCTCCTTCGTCCCAGTATGGTGCTCCAGCTGGTGGTGCTCCTTCCTCTCAATATGGTGCTCCAGCTGGTGGTGCTCCGTCTTCTCAGTATGGTGCTCCAGCTGGTGGTGCTCCTTCGTCCCAGTATGGTGCTCCTTCGTATGGTGCTCCTTCAGGTGGTGCTCCTTCTTCCCAGTATGGCGCTCCAGCTGGTGGTGCCCCGTCTTCTCAATATGGCGCTCCTTCCGGTGGTGCTCCTTCCTCTCAGTATGGTGCTCCTTCCGGTGGTGCTCCTTCCTCTCAGTATGGCGCTCCATCTGGTGGTGCTCCTTCCTCTCAGTATGGTGCTCCATCCGGTGGTGCTCCTTCCTCTCAGTATGGTGCTCCTTCCGGTGGTGCTCCTTCCTCTCAGTATGGCGCTCCATCCGGTGGTGCCCCATCTCAGCAATACGGTGCCCCGCAAAACGGACAGTCGCGTCAAGGACCACCAGCCACTAGCTACGGAGTCCCAGCTGGACCATCTAACGGAAACGGATTTGGAGGACGCCCATCGAGCCAGTATGGTGCCCCAGCCCCAGGAGGAAACGGAAACGGAGGTCGCCCATCGAGCCAGTACGGTGCCCCAGCCCAGGGAGGAAACGGAAACGGTGGATACAGCAACGGTAATGGTGGACGCCCTTCAAGCCAGTATGGTGCCCCAGCTCCAGGAGGTAACGGAAACGGTGGACGCCCATCAAGCCAGTATGGTGCCCCAGCTCCAG GTGGAAACGGAAACGGACGCCCAAGCCAGTCGTACGGAGCCCCAGGTGCAGGTGCTCCTTCTTCCCAGTATGGTGCTCCTTCCGCTCCTTCCTCTCAGTATGGTGCCCCAGCCCCAGGTGGTAACGGAAACGGTGGACGCCCATCAAGCCAATACGGTGCCCCAGCTCCAGGTGGAAACGGAAACGGACGCCCAAGCCAGTCGTACGGAGCCCCAGGTGCCGGTGCTCCTTCTTCCCAATACGGCGCTCCTTCCGCTCCTTCGTCTCAGTATGGTGCCCCAGCGCCAGGTGGTAACGGAAATGGTGGACGCCCATCAAGCCAATACGGTGCCCCAGCTCCAGGTGGAAACGGAAACGGACGTCCAAGCCAGTCGTACGGAGCCCCAGGTGCAGGATCTCCTTCTTCCCAATATGGCGCTCCTTCTGCTCCCTCGTCTCAGTACGGTGCTCCATCGGCTCCGTCGTCGCAATATGGCGCCCCGAGCAACGGTAACGGCCACAGCAGCGGCTCCTCCGGAAACGGCTACTCGCAGAGCTCGTTCTCCGCCAGCAGCTTCTCGTCCAACGGtggaagcagcagcagcgccggaTACAGCTCGGGCCGACCCAACGGTGGATCATCCGTCCCGGCCACCATCCCTCAGTCATACACTCAAAGCGGAGGCTACAACTACTAA
- the LOC120422587 gene encoding pro-resilin isoform X3, translating to MRMHHKLTALAVLCCALGPAFAASVTKREAPLPGGSYLPPSNGGGAGGYPAAGPPSGSYGPPSNGNGNGNGAGGYPSAPSQQYGAPAGGAPSQQYGAPSNGNGGAGGYPSAPSQQYGAPNGNGNGGFGGRPQAPSQQYGAPSNGNGGARPSQQYGAPNGGNGNGRPQTPSSQYGAPSGGAPSSQYGAPSGGAPSQQYGAPNGGNGNGRPQTPSSQYGAPSGGAPSQQYGAPNGGNGNGRPQTPSSQYGAPSGGAPSSQYGAPSGGAPSSQYGAPAGGAPSSQYGAPAGGAPSSQYGAPAGGAPSSQYGAPAGGAPSSQYGAPAGGAPSSQYGAPSYGAPSGGAPSSQYGAPAGGAPSSQYGAPSGGAPSSQYGAPSGGAPSSQYGAPSGGAPSSQYGAPSGGAPSSQYGAPSGGAPSSQYGAPSGGAPSQQYGAPQNGQSRQGPPATSYGVPAGPSNGNGFGGRPSSQYGAPAPGGNGNGGRPSSQYGAPAQGGNGNGGYSNGNGGRPSSQYGAPAPGGNGNGGRPSSQYGAPAPGGNGNGGRPSSQYGAPAPGGNGNGGRPSSQYGAPAPGGNGNGRPSQSYGAPGAGAPSSQYGAPSAPSSQYGAPAPGGNGNGGRPSSQYGAPAPGGNGNGRPSQSYGAPGAGSPSSQYGAPSAPSSQYGAPSAPSSQYGAPSNGNGHSSGSSGNGYSQSSFSASSFSSNGGSSSSAGYSSGRPNGGSSVPATIPQSYTQSGGYNY from the exons ATGAGAATGCACCACAAGCTCACAGCACTGGCCGTGCTGTGCTGCGCCCTAGGCCCAGCATTCGCCGCTTCCGTGACGAAACGAGAGGCGCCTCTTCCTGGTGGCAGCTATCTGCCACCGTCGAACGGAGGAGGAGCCGGAGGTTACCCAGCAGCTGGTCCGCCGAGCGGAAGCTACGGCCCACCAAGCAATGGTAACGGAAACGGAAACGGAGCTGGCGGATACCCATCGGCCCCATCGCAGCAGTACGGAGCCCCAGCCGGAGGTGCACCGTCTCAGCAGTACGGAGCTCCGAGCAATGGCAACGGCGGTGCTGGCGGATACCCGTCGGCTCCTTCGCAGCAGTACGGAGCGCCCAACGGAAATGGAAACGGAGGCTTCGGAGGACGCCCTCAGGCTCCTTCCCAGCAGTACGGAGCCCCAAGCAACGGTAACGGTGGTGCCCG CCCATCTCAGCAGTATGGTGCCCCGAACGGTGGTAACGGTAACGGACGTCCCCAGACTCCCTCATCGCAGTATGGCGCTCCTTCCGGCGGTGCTCCTTCCTCTCAGTACGGTGCTCCTTCGGGTGGTGCCCCATCTCAGCAATACGGTGCCCCGAACGGTGGTAACGGAAATGGACGTCCCCAGACTCCCTCATCGCAGTATGGCGCTCCTTCCGGCGGTGCCCCATCTCAACAATACGGTGCCCCGAACGGTGGAAACGGTAACGGTCGTCCCCAGACTCCCTCATCGCAGTATGGTGCTCCTTCCGGCGGTGCTCCTTCTTCCCAGTATGGTGCTCCTTCGGGTGGTGCTCCTTCTTCCCAGTATGGTGCCCCAGCTGGTGGTGCTCCTTCTTCTCAGTATGGTGCTCCAGCTGGTGGAGCTCCTTCGTCCCAGTATGGTGCTCCAGCTGGTGGTGCTCCTTCCTCTCAATATGGTGCTCCAGCTGGTGGTGCTCCGTCTTCTCAGTATGGTGCTCCAGCTGGTGGTGCTCCTTCGTCCCAGTATGGTGCTCCTTCGTATGGTGCTCCTTCAGGTGGTGCTCCTTCTTCCCAGTATGGCGCTCCAGCTGGTGGTGCCCCGTCTTCTCAATATGGCGCTCCTTCCGGTGGTGCTCCTTCCTCTCAGTATGGTGCTCCTTCCGGTGGTGCTCCTTCCTCTCAGTATGGCGCTCCATCTGGTGGTGCTCCTTCCTCTCAGTATGGTGCTCCATCCGGTGGTGCTCCTTCCTCTCAGTATGGTGCTCCTTCCGGTGGTGCTCCTTCCTCTCAGTATGGCGCTCCATCCGGTGGTGCCCCATCTCAGCAATACGGTGCCCCGCAAAACGGACAGTCGCGTCAAGGACCACCAGCCACTAGCTACGGAGTCCCAGCTGGACCATCTAACGGAAACGGATTTGGAGGACGCCCATCGAGCCAGTATGGTGCCCCAGCCCCAGGAGGAAACGGAAACGGAGGTCGCCCATCGAGCCAGTACGGTGCCCCAGCCCAGGGAGGAAACGGAAACGGTGGATACAGCAACGGTAATGGTGGACGCCCTTCAAGCCAGTATGGTGCCCCAGCTCCAGGAGGTAACGGAAACGGTGGACGCCCATCAAGCCAGTATGGTGCCCCAGCTCCAGGTGGAAACGGAAACGGTGGACGCCCATCAAGCCAGTATGGTGCCCCAGCTCCAG GTGGTAACGGAAACGGTGGACGCCCATCAAGCCAATACGGTGCCCCAGCTCCAGGTGGAAACGGAAACGGACGCCCAAGCCAGTCGTACGGAGCCCCAGGTGCCGGTGCTCCTTCTTCCCAATACGGCGCTCCTTCCGCTCCTTCGTCTCAGTATGGTGCCCCAGCGCCAGGTGGTAACGGAAATGGTGGACGCCCATCAAGCCAATACGGTGCCCCAGCTCCAGGTGGAAACGGAAACGGACGTCCAAGCCAGTCGTACGGAGCCCCAGGTGCAGGATCTCCTTCTTCCCAATATGGCGCTCCTTCTGCTCCCTCGTCTCAGTACGGTGCTCCATCGGCTCCGTCGTCGCAATATGGCGCCCCGAGCAACGGTAACGGCCACAGCAGCGGCTCCTCCGGAAACGGCTACTCGCAGAGCTCGTTCTCCGCCAGCAGCTTCTCGTCCAACGGtggaagcagcagcagcgccggaTACAGCTCGGGCCGACCCAACGGTGGATCATCCGTCCCGGCCACCATCCCTCAGTCATACACTCAAAGCGGAGGCTACAACTACTAA